A window of Deinococcus radiotolerans contains these coding sequences:
- the odhB gene encoding 2-oxoglutarate dehydrogenase complex dihydrolipoyllysine-residue succinyltransferase: MADIKVPVFSESVSEGTLLAWHKKPGDAVKRGEVLAEIETDKVVLEVTALQDGVLVSTAKNEGDTVLSEEVLGVVGDAGSAPAPAATQEAVSGPIANEASAGGTATQPDSAGAGAGNEATRRDDLSPAVRKVVVENGLNPAQIPATGPKGNITKADALGAVGQQAAPAQTQAPAQPVTPAAVIPAGARPEQRVPMTRIRQRISERLKEVQNTAALLTTFNEVNMQPAMDLRKKYQDQFVAKHGVKLGFMSLFVRAATEALKAFPVVNASVEGKDIIYHGFYDIGIAVASERGLVVPILRDTDQMSLAGIEKAIGGYAQKAKAGKLTLEDMSGGTFSITNGGTFGSMMSTPIINAPQSAILGMHNIIERPIAQNGQVVIAPMMYIALSYDHRIIDGKEAVQFLVMIKNLLEDPARMLLEL, encoded by the coding sequence ATGGCGGACATCAAAGTTCCTGTTTTTTCCGAGTCGGTGAGCGAGGGTACCTTGCTGGCGTGGCATAAGAAACCCGGCGACGCCGTCAAGCGCGGCGAGGTCCTGGCCGAGATCGAGACGGACAAGGTGGTGCTGGAAGTCACGGCCCTGCAGGACGGCGTGCTGGTCAGCACCGCGAAGAACGAGGGGGACACGGTGCTCAGCGAGGAAGTGCTGGGCGTCGTGGGTGACGCGGGCAGCGCGCCCGCCCCGGCCGCCACGCAGGAGGCCGTCAGCGGTCCGATCGCGAACGAGGCCAGCGCGGGCGGCACCGCCACGCAGCCCGACAGCGCCGGTGCAGGTGCGGGCAACGAGGCGACCCGCCGTGACGACCTCTCCCCCGCCGTGCGCAAGGTGGTCGTGGAGAACGGCCTGAACCCCGCGCAGATTCCCGCGACGGGTCCCAAGGGCAACATCACGAAGGCCGACGCGCTGGGCGCCGTGGGGCAGCAGGCCGCGCCCGCCCAGACTCAGGCTCCGGCGCAGCCCGTGACGCCCGCCGCCGTGATCCCCGCCGGGGCGCGCCCCGAGCAGCGCGTGCCCATGACCCGCATCCGTCAGCGCATCAGCGAGCGCCTGAAGGAGGTGCAGAACACGGCGGCCCTGCTGACCACCTTCAACGAGGTGAACATGCAGCCCGCCATGGACCTGCGCAAGAAGTACCAGGATCAGTTCGTGGCGAAGCACGGCGTGAAACTGGGCTTCATGAGTCTGTTCGTGCGCGCCGCGACCGAAGCGCTGAAGGCCTTCCCGGTCGTCAACGCCAGCGTCGAGGGCAAGGACATCATCTACCACGGCTTCTACGACATCGGCATCGCGGTCGCCAGTGAGCGCGGCCTGGTCGTGCCGATCCTGCGCGACACCGACCAGATGAGCCTCGCCGGGATCGAGAAGGCCATCGGCGGCTACGCCCAGAAGGCCAAGGCCGGCAAGCTGACGCTGGAAGACATGAGCGGCGGCACGTTCAGCATCACGAACGGCGGCACGTTCGGCAGCATGATGAGCACCCCGATCATCAACGCCCCGCAAAGCGCCATCCTGGGCATGCACAACATCATCGAGCGCCCGATCGCGCAGAACGGGCAGGTCGTGATCGCCCCCATGATGTACATCGCCCTGAGCTACGACCACCGCATCATCGACGGAAAGGAAGCCGTGCAGTTCCTCGTCATGATCAAGAACCTGCTGGAAGACCCGGCGCGCATGCTGCTGGAACTGTAA
- a CDS encoding C1 family peptidase, with amino-acid sequence MNARTLISTALLATLTAAHAQNTVNLQNLQLQPIQISNLNLNVLRVPQAQFQQVLQSPGALQLNLQDLPARVQARNAEITRSVSLVQNLQGAADLRADVARATLALPRGLTVPASVKLRTGEVKPVLLYGQDTVALSVAQAEAAAASNRAAILQSFGLSEQNPVPREFLAPESIRALNVAPNVRITTPILNIINKTTPPTPSQPQDELGGGFVNNPADGACRFTPTNALFSQMRGNAINQITTIKDQGGRGTCMAFAYVSALESLIARRTKSAFNLSEQYAYYWLRGDDGVLGDGAGWGDFNDIIGQKRMIPTEVRWKYNPSRSRVRIPADDTKPITEFKNSCLNYANQACSDTTAQAQLVCQGGTNTCAWKPEWDIAPNAAFNFRATQGNEVWVALANNFLGSGDAARAYRRALMRHMIDRGDQLILGFNVDPAFDAIGANGLPNLGLMGGKVRGGHAVHVVGYVTTGMQTYDAKIGGLVNVKLSLPTGYFVIKNSWSCGFGDGGYAYLPDSFMDKEVYGVYNIPANAVASDMAGF; translated from the coding sequence ATGAACGCACGCACCCTGATCAGCACCGCGCTCCTCGCCACCCTGACCGCCGCCCACGCGCAGAACACCGTCAACCTCCAGAACCTGCAACTGCAGCCCATCCAGATCTCGAACCTCAACCTGAACGTCCTGCGCGTCCCGCAGGCCCAGTTCCAGCAGGTGCTCCAGAGCCCGGGCGCCCTGCAACTCAACCTTCAGGACCTTCCCGCGCGCGTCCAGGCCCGCAACGCCGAGATCACCCGCAGCGTCAGCCTCGTGCAGAACCTCCAGGGCGCCGCCGACCTGCGCGCCGACGTCGCCCGCGCCACCCTGGCCCTCCCGCGCGGCCTGACCGTCCCCGCCAGCGTCAAACTCCGCACCGGGGAAGTTAAGCCCGTGCTGCTGTACGGTCAGGACACCGTCGCCCTGAGTGTCGCGCAGGCCGAGGCGGCCGCCGCCAGCAACCGCGCCGCCATCCTGCAATCCTTCGGCCTGAGCGAGCAGAACCCCGTCCCGCGCGAATTCCTGGCCCCCGAATCCATTCGCGCCCTGAACGTCGCCCCGAACGTCCGCATCACCACGCCCATCCTGAACATCATCAACAAGACCACGCCCCCCACACCCTCCCAGCCGCAGGATGAACTGGGCGGCGGGTTCGTGAACAACCCCGCCGACGGCGCGTGCCGGTTCACGCCCACCAACGCGCTGTTCAGTCAGATGCGCGGCAACGCCATCAACCAGATCACCACCATCAAGGATCAGGGTGGCCGCGGCACCTGCATGGCCTTCGCGTACGTCTCGGCCCTCGAAAGCCTGATCGCCCGCCGCACCAAGAGTGCCTTCAACCTCTCCGAGCAGTACGCGTACTACTGGCTGCGCGGCGATGACGGCGTGCTGGGCGACGGCGCCGGCTGGGGTGACTTCAACGACATCATCGGGCAGAAACGCATGATCCCCACCGAGGTCCGCTGGAAGTACAACCCCTCCCGAAGCCGCGTCCGCATTCCCGCCGACGACACCAAACCCATCACGGAATTCAAGAACTCCTGCCTGAACTACGCGAATCAGGCGTGCAGTGACACCACCGCGCAGGCCCAGCTGGTCTGCCAGGGCGGCACGAACACCTGCGCCTGGAAACCCGAATGGGACATCGCCCCGAACGCCGCGTTCAACTTCCGCGCCACCCAGGGCAACGAGGTCTGGGTGGCCCTGGCGAACAACTTCCTGGGCAGCGGCGACGCCGCCCGCGCCTACCGCCGCGCCCTGATGCGCCATATGATCGACCGCGGCGACCAGCTCATCCTAGGCTTCAACGTCGACCCCGCCTTCGACGCCATCGGCGCCAACGGCCTGCCCAACCTGGGCCTGATGGGCGGCAAGGTCCGCGGCGGACACGCCGTTCACGTGGTCGGGTACGTCACGACCGGCATGCAGACCTACGACGCGAAAATCGGCGGCCTCGTGAACGTGAAGCTGTCCCTGCCCACCGGGTACTTCGTGATCAAGAACTCCTGGAGCTGCGGCTTCGGCGACGGCGGCTACGCCTACCTGCCCGACAGCTTCATGGACAAGGAGGTGTACGGCGTGTACAACATCCCCGCGAACGCCGTCGCCAGCGACATGGCCGGATTCTGA
- a CDS encoding ATP-binding cassette domain-containing protein — translation MTAAAPLPVTPPTPQPARPLIMEARGLVKRYGHVTAIGGADFELRPGEIMAVIGDNGAGKSSLIKALSGALVPDEGEILLDGQAVHFRTPSDARRAGIETVYQDLAVAPAMTIAENLFLGRELYRGGALGRALKLIDRSRMLTEATEHMKGLQFAIKSMNQPVETLSGGQRQGVAVARAAAFAQHVVIMDEPTAALGVREGNMVLDLIRKVRDRGLPVILISHNMPHVFEIADRIHVHRMGRRAALLNPQKISMADTVSVMTGAIKPEELSADVLAH, via the coding sequence ATGACCGCCGCCGCGCCCCTGCCCGTCACCCCGCCCACCCCGCAGCCCGCCCGGCCCCTGATCATGGAAGCGCGCGGCCTCGTCAAGCGCTACGGGCACGTCACCGCCATCGGCGGCGCAGACTTCGAACTGCGTCCCGGCGAGATCATGGCCGTCATCGGCGACAACGGCGCGGGCAAGAGCAGCCTCATCAAGGCGCTGTCCGGCGCGCTCGTCCCCGACGAGGGCGAGATCCTCCTGGACGGGCAGGCCGTGCACTTCCGCACGCCCAGCGACGCCCGCCGCGCCGGGATCGAGACCGTGTACCAGGACCTCGCCGTCGCCCCAGCCATGACCATCGCGGAGAACCTGTTCCTGGGCCGCGAACTGTACCGGGGCGGCGCACTGGGCCGCGCCCTGAAACTCATCGACCGCTCCCGCATGCTGACCGAAGCGACCGAGCACATGAAGGGCCTGCAGTTTGCCATCAAGAGCATGAACCAGCCGGTCGAGACGCTGAGCGGCGGTCAGCGGCAGGGGGTTGCCGTGGCCCGCGCCGCCGCGTTCGCGCAGCACGTGGTCATCATGGACGAACCCACCGCCGCCCTGGGCGTGCGCGAGGGCAACATGGTCCTCGACCTGATCCGCAAGGTGCGCGACCGAGGCCTGCCGGTCATCCTGATCAGCCACAACATGCCCCACGTGTTCGAGATTGCCGACCGCATCCACGTGCACCGCATGGGCCGCCGCGCCGCACTGCTGAACCCGCAGAAGATCAGCATGGCCGACACCGTGTCCGTCATGACCGGCGCCATCAAACCCGAGGAACTCAGCGCGGACGTCCTGGCGCACTGA
- a CDS encoding ABC transporter permease: MTQPTTTTPGRRFQLPNLSTLGPLIALLIACLFFTFQSDRFLTLGTFSLILQQASFVGVIAIAQTLIILTAGIDLSCGMIMALASMVIGKLAVEQGVPVPLAILAGFAVGAFVGWLNGQLITRWKLPPFIVTLGMYSIVFAAVKIYSKATSVPMPADGLTFLAQRFTVFGTPFTYGSLLMVALFILTWLFLNYTAPGRHIYALGNNPEAVRLSGINTSRLLLSVYTFAGMLYGVAALLLLERIGGASPEAGTTENLESITAVVIGGTSLFGGRGNVLGTLIGVLIVGVFRSGLTFMGLDSVYQNLITGILIILAVATDQFSRRKA, from the coding sequence ATGACGCAACCCACCACCACCACGCCCGGGCGGCGCTTCCAGCTGCCGAACCTCAGCACCCTGGGCCCCCTGATCGCCCTGCTGATCGCCTGCCTGTTCTTCACCTTCCAGTCCGACCGGTTCCTGACCCTGGGGACCTTCAGCCTGATCCTGCAGCAGGCGTCGTTCGTGGGCGTCATCGCCATCGCGCAGACGCTGATCATCCTGACCGCCGGCATTGACCTGAGCTGCGGGATGATCATGGCGCTGGCCAGCATGGTCATCGGCAAACTCGCCGTGGAGCAGGGCGTGCCCGTCCCACTGGCGATCCTGGCGGGCTTCGCGGTCGGCGCGTTCGTCGGCTGGCTGAACGGTCAGCTGATCACCCGCTGGAAACTCCCGCCGTTCATCGTGACGCTCGGCATGTACTCCATCGTGTTCGCCGCCGTGAAGATCTACTCCAAGGCGACCAGCGTGCCCATGCCCGCCGACGGCCTGACCTTCCTCGCGCAGCGCTTCACGGTGTTCGGCACGCCCTTCACATACGGCAGCCTGCTGATGGTCGCGCTGTTCATCCTGACGTGGCTGTTCCTGAACTACACCGCTCCGGGCCGGCACATCTACGCCCTGGGCAACAACCCGGAAGCGGTGCGCCTGAGCGGCATCAACACCAGCCGCCTGCTGCTCAGCGTGTACACCTTCGCCGGGATGCTGTACGGCGTGGCCGCCCTGCTGCTGCTGGAACGCATCGGCGGCGCGTCCCCCGAGGCGGGCACCACCGAGAACCTCGAGAGCATCACCGCCGTCGTGATCGGCGGCACCAGCCTCTTCGGCGGGCGCGGCAACGTGCTGGGCACCCTGATCGGCGTGCTGATCGTCGGCGTATTCCGCTCCGGCCTGACGTTCATGGGCCTGGACAGCGTGTACCAGAACCTGATCACCGGCATCCTGATCATCCTGGCCGTCGCCACCGACCAGTTCTCCCGGAGGAAAGCATGA
- a CDS encoding 2-oxoglutarate dehydrogenase E1 component, translating into MTQSQTIMSGGNAAFIEGLYEAYLADPQSVDPQWRAYFDELRGGAHETPHSKVQEAFYQLGTQRRGGAVVPAPQGVSGAQQAAGALITAFRVYGHISAHTNPLKMRGLPVVPELTPEYYGLSAADLNEQVQDGPFSGPLRDVIAQLHDTYCGPIGFEFNYLPANERAWFQERVEAHRGRGVFSRDERRRLMSKLNAAEGLELYLKNKYPGVKRFGLEGGESFIPLLDRIIQQAGAVGVKEVVLGMAHRGRLNTLVNIFGKPSSVLFDEFDGKKKLSDNPDVAGDVKYHMGYSSDVRTPGGPMHLALAFNPSHLEIVSPVVHGSVRARQDRRGDESRRSVLPITVHGDAAVSGQGVVMETLNLSRLRGFATGGAVRIVINNQVGFTISDPRDTRSSRYCTDVAKIANAPVLHVNGDDPEAVAFCGDLALAYRQEFGKDVFIDLICFRRNGHNEGDEPRMTQPIMYREIDQHPGTRALYAKRLEAEGILAAGEGDALVNRFRDQLDAGEAVVEEMENAAQSKLAVDWSEYTGTHWRDEVSTAVPQEKLTALGLQLTEVPDGFKVHRTIERTVIKPRQAMAKGEQPLDWGMGEMLAYASLLDEGFGVRLVGQDSGRGTFVHRHAVLHDQNAQDPLNEEYMALAHLRDGQGRVEVIDSTLSEEAVMAFEYGYSTSEPKALIAWEAQFGDFANGAQAVIDQFLSAGESKWQRLSGLTLLLPHGYEGAGPEHSSARLERYLQLCAQKNMQVVVPSSAAQIFHLLRRQVLRPYRKPLIVMTPKSLLRNKAAMSPLSDLTDGRFCEVIGDPEVTGARRVVISSGKLHWELVDARNADRDGYAGTALIRLEQLYPFPAEALASELAKHPGAQVVWAQEEPENQGAWLMIWEDLEQVLAPGQTLKSSTRPRSASTAAGYASVHAKEQAKVIADALGEKISGEVVAEQKELAQTAKQQG; encoded by the coding sequence ATGACGCAGTCGCAGACGATCATGTCCGGCGGGAACGCGGCCTTCATCGAGGGCTTGTACGAGGCGTACCTGGCGGACCCCCAGAGTGTCGATCCGCAGTGGCGGGCCTACTTCGACGAGTTGCGCGGCGGCGCGCACGAGACGCCGCACTCGAAGGTTCAGGAGGCGTTCTACCAGCTGGGCACGCAGCGCCGCGGCGGGGCCGTGGTGCCCGCGCCGCAGGGCGTGAGCGGCGCGCAGCAGGCGGCGGGCGCGCTGATCACGGCGTTCCGGGTGTACGGGCACATCAGCGCCCACACCAACCCCCTGAAGATGCGCGGCCTGCCCGTGGTGCCCGAGCTGACGCCCGAGTACTACGGCCTGTCGGCGGCGGACCTGAACGAGCAGGTGCAGGACGGCCCGTTCAGCGGGCCGCTGCGGGACGTGATCGCGCAGCTGCACGACACGTACTGCGGCCCGATCGGCTTCGAGTTCAACTACCTGCCCGCCAATGAGCGCGCGTGGTTCCAGGAGCGCGTGGAGGCCCACCGGGGCCGGGGCGTGTTCAGCCGTGACGAGCGGCGCCGCCTGATGAGCAAACTGAACGCCGCCGAGGGCCTGGAACTGTACCTGAAGAACAAGTACCCGGGCGTGAAGCGCTTCGGTCTGGAGGGCGGCGAGTCCTTCATTCCGCTGCTCGACCGGATCATCCAGCAGGCCGGGGCGGTCGGCGTGAAGGAGGTCGTGCTGGGCATGGCCCACCGTGGCCGCCTGAACACCCTGGTGAACATCTTCGGCAAGCCCAGCAGCGTGCTGTTCGACGAGTTCGACGGCAAGAAGAAGCTCAGCGACAACCCGGACGTGGCGGGCGACGTGAAGTACCACATGGGGTACTCCAGTGACGTGCGCACGCCCGGCGGACCGATGCACCTCGCGCTGGCGTTCAACCCCAGCCACCTGGAGATCGTCTCCCCCGTCGTGCACGGCAGCGTCCGCGCCCGTCAGGACCGCCGCGGCGACGAGAGCCGCCGCAGCGTGCTGCCCATCACCGTGCACGGCGACGCCGCCGTGAGCGGGCAGGGCGTGGTCATGGAGACCCTGAACCTGTCGCGCCTGCGTGGCTTCGCGACCGGCGGGGCCGTGCGCATCGTGATCAACAACCAGGTGGGCTTCACGATCAGCGACCCGCGCGACACCCGCTCCAGCCGCTACTGCACGGACGTGGCGAAGATCGCCAACGCGCCCGTGCTGCACGTGAACGGTGACGATCCCGAGGCGGTGGCGTTCTGCGGGGATCTGGCGCTGGCGTACCGGCAGGAGTTCGGCAAGGACGTGTTCATCGACCTGATCTGCTTCCGCCGCAACGGGCACAACGAGGGCGACGAGCCGCGCATGACCCAGCCGATCATGTACCGCGAGATCGACCAGCACCCCGGCACCCGCGCGCTGTACGCGAAGCGGCTGGAGGCCGAGGGCATCCTGGCCGCCGGTGAGGGTGACGCGCTCGTCAACCGCTTCCGTGATCAGCTGGATGCCGGTGAGGCCGTGGTCGAGGAGATGGAGAACGCCGCGCAGAGCAAACTGGCCGTGGACTGGAGCGAGTACACCGGCACCCACTGGCGCGACGAGGTGAGTACCGCCGTCCCGCAGGAGAAACTCACCGCGCTGGGCCTGCAACTCACCGAGGTGCCCGACGGCTTCAAGGTGCACCGCACCATCGAACGCACCGTCATCAAGCCCCGTCAGGCCATGGCCAAGGGCGAGCAGCCGCTCGACTGGGGCATGGGCGAGATGCTCGCGTACGCCAGCCTGCTCGACGAGGGCTTCGGCGTGCGACTGGTCGGCCAGGACTCCGGGCGCGGCACCTTCGTGCACCGCCACGCCGTGCTGCACGACCAGAACGCGCAGGACCCCCTGAACGAGGAGTACATGGCCCTGGCGCACCTGCGCGACGGGCAGGGCCGCGTGGAGGTCATCGACTCCACCCTGTCCGAGGAGGCCGTCATGGCCTTCGAGTACGGGTACTCCACGAGTGAACCCAAGGCTCTGATCGCCTGGGAAGCGCAGTTCGGCGACTTCGCCAACGGCGCGCAGGCCGTCATCGACCAGTTCCTGAGCGCCGGCGAGAGCAAGTGGCAGCGCCTGTCGGGCCTGACCCTGCTCCTCCCCCACGGGTACGAGGGCGCGGGCCCCGAGCACTCCAGCGCCCGCCTGGAACGCTACCTGCAGCTGTGCGCGCAGAAGAACATGCAGGTCGTGGTGCCTAGTAGCGCCGCGCAGATCTTCCACCTGCTGCGCCGTCAGGTGCTGCGCCCCTACCGCAAGCCCCTGATCGTCATGACGCCCAAGAGCCTGCTGCGCAACAAGGCCGCCATGAGCCCCCTGTCCGACCTGACCGACGGACGCTTCTGCGAGGTCATCGGGGACCCCGAGGTCACGGGCGCCCGCCGCGTGGTCATCAGCAGCGGCAAACTGCACTGGGAACTCGTGGACGCCCGCAACGCCGACCGGGACGGGTACGCCGGCACCGCATTGATCCGCCTGGAGCAGCTGTACCCCTTCCCCGCCGAGGCGCTGGCCTCTGAGCTCGCCAAGCACCCCGGCGCGCAGGTCGTGTGGGCGCAGGAAGAACCCGAGAACCAGGGCGCATGGCTGATGATCTGGGAGGACCTGGAGCAGGTCCTGGCCCCCGGGCAGACCCTCAAGAGCTCCACCCGGCCGCGCAGCGCCAGCACCGCCGCCGGGTACGCCAGCGTGCACGCCAAGGAGCAGGCCAAGGTCATCGCCGACGCGCTGGGCGAGAAGATCAGCGGCGAGGTCGTCGCCGAGCAGAAGGAACTCGCCCAGACCGCCAAGCAGCAGGGCTGA
- a CDS encoding SMP-30/gluconolactonase/LRE family protein, with amino-acid sequence MTHPAFQVTHVDFHALFPAGAAPEQLGSGYAWTEGPTYVAARRRVIFSDLRQNRTWAYTDDDQLIEELHPSDYQNGHTVDAQGRLIACSQGRRALLRQEEDGTWTTLADRFEGGRLNSPNDVALHPDGSLWFTDPTYGLDKPEEGGRGEPMEVPGRWVYRLAPDGTLSAPIRERHKPNGLAFASADTLLLADTGEHPGTYRYHVTPQGEATLDGLHFTVTPGKTDGLRLDEQGRIWSSAADGVHVLTPDGQELGRILFPQTVSNLCFGGPDGTTLFVTASSGFWRVPTTTRALHL; translated from the coding sequence ATGACGCACCCCGCCTTTCAGGTCACGCACGTGGACTTCCACGCCCTCTTCCCGGCCGGCGCGGCGCCCGAGCAGCTGGGCAGCGGCTATGCCTGGACGGAGGGACCCACCTACGTCGCGGCGCGGCGGCGCGTGATCTTCAGCGACCTGCGCCAGAACCGCACCTGGGCCTACACCGACGACGATCAGCTGATCGAGGAACTGCACCCCAGCGACTACCAGAACGGCCACACCGTGGACGCGCAGGGCCGCCTGATCGCCTGCTCGCAGGGGCGGCGGGCGCTGCTGCGCCAGGAGGAGGACGGCACCTGGACGACCCTGGCTGACCGCTTCGAGGGCGGCCGCCTGAACTCCCCGAACGACGTGGCCCTGCACCCCGACGGGAGCCTGTGGTTCACCGACCCCACCTACGGCCTCGACAAGCCTGAGGAGGGTGGGCGCGGCGAGCCGATGGAGGTGCCGGGCCGCTGGGTGTACCGCCTCGCGCCGGACGGCACCCTGAGCGCCCCCATCCGCGAGCGGCACAAACCCAACGGGCTGGCCTTCGCGAGTGCGGACACGCTGCTGCTGGCCGACACGGGCGAGCACCCCGGCACGTACCGCTACCACGTGACCCCCCAGGGCGAGGCGACGCTGGATGGCCTGCACTTCACCGTGACGCCCGGCAAGACCGACGGCCTGCGCCTGGACGAACAGGGCCGCATCTGGAGCAGCGCCGCCGACGGCGTGCACGTCCTGACCCCGGACGGGCAGGAGCTGGGCCGCATCCTGTTCCCGCAGACGGTCAGCAACCTCTGCTTCGGCGGTCCCGACGGCACCACCCTGTTCGTGACGGCCAGCAGCGGCTTCTGGCGCGTCCCGACCACCACCCGCGCCCTGCACCTGTAA
- a CDS encoding LacI family DNA-binding transcriptional regulator, with the protein MASIQDVARLAQVSTATASRALSRPDMVATTTRDRVLHAARQLGYQPNVIARSLRQGETRTIGVIVTDILNPFHAQLAKGIQDAADRHGYTAFLFNSDEDPAKERRAIETLRGHLPQGLIIVPTSGARENLAALSGVPIVELDRVTGTPAVTTVTADNAAGAAAATRHLISLGHTRIGMIVGQQDISTATQRHDAYRSALEDAGLTYDPALVLPGNHREDDGHRAATRLLTLPEGRRPTALFIGNNEMTVGAVLAARALNLSIPTDLSIVGFDDSRWAQTMTPPLTVVAQPTYDLGTQAAEQLIQQLRRPRDGPPLHIQLSTTLIVRHSTSPPRTPALTHH; encoded by the coding sequence ATGGCCAGTATTCAGGATGTCGCCCGACTCGCCCAGGTCTCCACCGCCACCGCCTCCCGCGCACTGTCCCGTCCGGACATGGTCGCCACCACCACCCGCGACCGCGTCCTGCACGCCGCCCGCCAGCTCGGCTACCAGCCCAACGTCATCGCCCGCAGCCTCCGCCAGGGCGAGACCCGCACCATCGGCGTGATCGTCACGGACATCCTCAACCCCTTCCACGCCCAGCTGGCCAAGGGCATCCAGGACGCCGCTGACCGCCACGGCTACACCGCCTTCCTGTTCAACAGCGACGAGGACCCCGCCAAGGAACGCCGCGCCATCGAGACCCTGCGCGGCCACCTGCCCCAGGGCCTGATCATCGTGCCCACCAGCGGCGCCCGCGAGAACCTCGCCGCCCTGAGCGGCGTGCCCATCGTCGAACTTGACCGCGTGACCGGCACCCCGGCCGTCACCACCGTCACCGCCGACAACGCCGCTGGGGCCGCTGCCGCCACCCGCCACCTGATCAGCCTGGGTCACACCCGCATCGGCATGATCGTCGGGCAGCAGGACATCAGCACCGCCACCCAGCGCCACGACGCCTACCGCAGCGCGCTGGAAGACGCCGGGCTCACCTACGACCCCGCCCTGGTCCTGCCCGGCAACCACCGCGAGGACGACGGGCACCGCGCCGCCACGCGCCTGCTGACCCTGCCCGAGGGCCGCCGCCCCACCGCGCTGTTCATCGGCAACAACGAGATGACCGTCGGCGCCGTCCTGGCCGCCCGCGCCCTGAACCTCAGCATCCCCACGGACCTCAGCATCGTCGGCTTCGACGACAGCCGCTGGGCCCAGACCATGACCCCGCCCCTGACGGTCGTCGCGCAGCCCACCTACGACCTGGGCACCCAGGCCGCTGAGCAACTCATCCAGCAACTGCGCCGCCCCCGCGACGGGCCCCCGCTGCACATCCAGCTGTCCACCACCCTGATCGTCCGGCACTCCACCAGCCCGCCCCGCACGCCCGCCCTCACCCACCACTGA
- a CDS encoding sugar ABC transporter substrate-binding protein, whose product MRKVMTSAALTALAASLSLGVVQAQSSAQPIIGLITKTDTNPFFVKMKEGAQKEATRLGAKLLTAAGKADGDNAGQVAAIENMVAAGARTILITPSDSKAIVPAIAKARAAGVMVIALDSPTEPASAVDALFATNNYQAGILIGQWAKKAMGSKKPVIATLDLFPGHPVGIARHNGFLAGFGTKGITASTTALVNTGVACAQDSFGDQTKGQTAMENCLQKNPDINIVYTINEPAAAGAYQALKAAGKEKNVLIVSVDGGCAGVRNVEGGVIGATSQQYPLKMAAMGVAAGVTYAKTGKKVSGYTDTGVTLITNKAMSGVKSQNGKFGLANCWGQ is encoded by the coding sequence ATGCGTAAAGTGATGACCAGTGCCGCCCTGACCGCCCTCGCCGCCAGCCTCAGCCTGGGAGTCGTGCAGGCCCAGAGCAGCGCCCAGCCGATCATTGGTCTGATCACCAAGACCGACACCAACCCCTTCTTCGTGAAGATGAAAGAAGGTGCGCAGAAGGAAGCCACCCGCCTGGGCGCCAAACTCCTGACCGCCGCCGGGAAAGCCGACGGGGACAACGCCGGGCAGGTCGCCGCCATCGAGAACATGGTCGCCGCGGGCGCCAGGACCATCCTGATCACGCCCAGCGACTCCAAAGCCATTGTGCCTGCCATCGCCAAGGCCCGCGCCGCTGGCGTCATGGTCATCGCCCTGGACAGCCCCACCGAACCCGCCAGCGCCGTGGACGCCCTGTTCGCCACGAACAACTACCAGGCCGGCATCTTGATCGGCCAGTGGGCCAAGAAAGCCATGGGCAGCAAGAAACCCGTCATCGCCACCCTGGACCTGTTCCCCGGCCACCCCGTCGGCATCGCCCGCCACAACGGCTTCCTGGCCGGCTTCGGCACCAAGGGCATCACCGCCAGCACGACCGCCCTTGTGAACACCGGCGTCGCCTGCGCGCAGGACTCCTTCGGGGACCAGACCAAGGGCCAGACCGCCATGGAAAACTGCCTCCAGAAGAACCCGGACATCAACATCGTGTACACCATCAATGAACCCGCCGCTGCCGGCGCGTACCAGGCGCTGAAAGCCGCCGGGAAGGAAAAGAACGTCCTGATCGTCTCCGTCGACGGCGGCTGCGCCGGCGTGCGCAACGTCGAGGGCGGCGTGATCGGCGCCACCAGCCAGCAGTACCCCCTGAAGATGGCCGCCATGGGCGTCGCGGCGGGCGTGACCTACGCCAAGACCGGCAAGAAGGTCAGCGGCTACACCGACACCGGCGTCACCCTCATCACCAACAAGGCCATGAGCGGCGTCAAGAGCCAGAACGGCAAGTTCGGCCTCGCCAACTGCTGGGGCCAGTAA